One genomic segment of Paenibacillus durus includes these proteins:
- a CDS encoding RHS repeat domain-containing protein, which translates to MQDALGSTLGLVEKDGRVSSRYHYDEFGVPQDAKKFDLNWPGPDNLFGYTGLGYDFASSNTYARARYYEPKIGRFISEDTYRGQIDDPQSLNLYAYALNNSINRIDPSGHDSYVFYEPKDWSGQAESEAARLTALYGTPVHLTAISNTKGFENGWNSMGGYDANGKEIKIEGVSLLFHGHPTTKK; encoded by the coding sequence ATGCAGGATGCGCTTGGCAGCACCTTGGGACTTGTGGAGAAAGACGGACGCGTATCCTCCCGCTACCATTACGACGAATTCGGCGTGCCGCAGGACGCGAAGAAGTTCGATCTCAACTGGCCAGGACCGGATAACTTGTTCGGTTACACAGGACTGGGGTATGATTTTGCCAGCAGCAATACGTATGCTAGAGCGCGCTACTACGAGCCTAAGATTGGCAGGTTTATAAGTGAGGATACGTATAGAGGGCAGATTGATGATCCGCAGAGTTTGAATCTTTATGCGTATGCCTTAAATAATTCAATAAATAGAATTGACCCGAGCGGACATGATAGTTACGTATTTTATGAGCCAAAAGATTGGTCTGGTCAGGCTGAGTCCGAAGCTGCAAGATTAACAGCATTATATGGAACCCCAGTCCATTTGACAGCAATTTCAAACACGAAGGGATTTGAAAATGGGTGGAACTCCATGGGGGGATATGATGCAAATGGAAAGGAAATAAAAATAGAAGGAGTTTCACTTTTATTTCATGGTCATCCTACAACAAAAAAGTAA
- a CDS encoding IS110 family transposase has translation MMEAIFECCAGLDFHQETVVTCVLSSPLDQRPRAEIRTFGTMTDELLELGEWLTELGCTHVAMESTGVYWKPVWNVLEAFDLELLLANAHHIKNLPGRKTVMKDAD, from the coding sequence ATGATGGAAGCGATTTTTGAATGTTGTGCCGGACTCGATTTTCATCAGGAAACCGTCGTCACCTGTGTTCTTTCCAGTCCCCTTGACCAGCGGCCTCGCGCTGAAATCCGCACCTTTGGCACCATGACGGACGAATTGCTGGAACTGGGCGAGTGGCTGACGGAGCTAGGCTGCACCCATGTCGCCATGGAAAGCACCGGCGTGTACTGGAAACCCGTCTGGAATGTGCTTGAAGCGTTCGATCTGGAACTGCTTCTGGCCAATGCCCACCATATCAAAAATTTGCCTGGACGCAAGACCGTTATGAAAGACGCCGATTAG
- a CDS encoding IS110 family transposase, with amino-acid sequence MNENAAAIILTEIGTDRSAFKSDHSLAAWAGVSPGIHESAGGQGPETAC; translated from the coding sequence GTGAATGAGAACGCAGCCGCGATTATCTTGACCGAAATCGGAACAGACAGGAGTGCCTTCAAAAGTGACCACAGCCTTGCCGCCTGGGCCGGAGTAAGCCCCGGTATCCATGAAAGTGCGGGTGGGCAAGGTCCGGAAACCGCATGCTGA
- a CDS encoding IS5 family transposase, whose protein sequence is MFERIESTDDLLKDFYLPFGGKLNPNNRWVKLAKLVPWEQAEEKYVKVFGAPDEGQKAYSVRLALGSLLIKERLGLTDRETTLQIMENPYLQYFLGFGGYVDKEPFHHSLMTHFRDRLGPDILHEINDWIIKEGLKAEQEAAKAAAKAKEQTRDDDDDHPGGGQMVMKMDDTLTILEVDTTPEKSQQKGKAKSLFRLLPNPDAQTHRGTLMLDATCAPADIKYPTDLGLLNHAREILEGIIDALHQPLIGLAEKPRTYRRQARKAYLLVSKQRQPKGKTIRKAVKKQLGYVGRDLRIIENLSQQTSLSTLSKMTYRRLLVIRELHRQQQEMMNGGVHRVEHRIVSIEQPHVRPIVRGKAGASVEFGAKIAASLSNGYAWIETMQWDNFNESGTLQDAVKSYKERFGAYPAVILADKIYRNRENLAYCKGVGIRLSGPKLGRPSTENQATHRKQERQDAAERNAIEGKFGEGKRRYGLGLIRAKGAARSLTVIALSFMVMNLERRLRALFVHFFGWIFYRPLTGC, encoded by the coding sequence ATGTTTGAACGGATAGAATCGACCGACGATCTTCTCAAAGATTTTTACCTGCCCTTTGGCGGCAAACTGAACCCCAACAATCGGTGGGTGAAGCTGGCCAAGCTCGTTCCCTGGGAGCAAGCGGAAGAAAAATATGTAAAGGTGTTCGGCGCACCCGACGAAGGGCAAAAGGCGTATTCGGTACGTTTGGCTTTGGGCTCCCTGTTGATCAAGGAACGTCTAGGCTTAACCGACCGGGAAACCACTTTGCAGATCATGGAAAACCCCTATTTGCAGTATTTTCTGGGTTTTGGCGGTTACGTGGACAAAGAGCCCTTCCATCATTCCTTGATGACTCACTTTCGCGACCGGTTGGGTCCCGACATCCTTCACGAGATCAATGACTGGATCATAAAAGAAGGGCTGAAGGCCGAGCAGGAAGCAGCAAAAGCAGCGGCTAAAGCCAAGGAACAAACACGTGATGACGACGATGATCACCCGGGGGGTGGACAAATGGTCATGAAAATGGACGACACCCTAACGATTCTGGAAGTGGATACCACGCCGGAAAAGTCTCAACAAAAGGGCAAGGCCAAGTCCCTCTTTCGTCTTCTTCCCAATCCCGACGCACAAACCCATCGCGGCACGTTGATGCTGGATGCAACCTGTGCGCCTGCCGACATCAAGTATCCGACAGATCTGGGGCTATTGAATCATGCTCGTGAAATCCTGGAAGGTATCATTGACGCATTGCATCAGCCGCTGATCGGTCTGGCGGAGAAGCCGCGCACGTACCGCAGACAAGCCCGTAAAGCGTACCTGCTTGTATCTAAACAACGCCAGCCCAAAGGTAAAACGATCCGCAAAGCGGTCAAGAAGCAGCTCGGCTATGTGGGTCGGGATCTGCGAATCATTGAAAACCTGAGCCAGCAAACCTCGCTGAGTACTTTGAGCAAAATGACCTATCGCCGTTTGCTAGTCATTCGCGAACTGCACCGGCAGCAACAAGAAATGATGAATGGCGGAGTGCACCGGGTGGAGCATCGAATCGTAAGCATCGAACAGCCGCATGTCCGACCGATTGTCCGGGGAAAAGCCGGAGCGTCCGTCGAGTTTGGAGCCAAGATAGCAGCCAGTCTGTCCAACGGATACGCCTGGATCGAAACGATGCAATGGGACAACTTTAACGAATCGGGCACCCTGCAAGATGCGGTGAAATCGTACAAAGAGCGTTTTGGCGCGTATCCGGCGGTGATCCTGGCAGACAAGATCTACCGGAATCGAGAGAACCTTGCCTACTGTAAAGGGGTGGGCATTCGTCTCAGCGGCCCCAAACTGGGCAGGCCTTCAACAGAAAACCAGGCGACACACCGTAAGCAAGAACGGCAAGATGCAGCGGAACGCAATGCGATCGAAGGCAAGTTTGGAGAAGGCAAACGCCGCTACGGGTTAGGCTTGATTCGAGCGAAAGGCGCGGCAAGAAGCCTGACAGTAATCGCCCTTTCATTCATGGTCATGAATTTGGAGCGCCGGTTACGGGCTCTTTTTGTCCATTTTTTCGGCTGGATTTTCTATAGGCCACTTACCGGGTGTTAA
- a CDS encoding lysozyme, translated as MSSQYEVSDDLVAFIAEYERFHATAYRGQDNLNQTIGYGHVIQPGEYFSNGITKEEALALLKNELNGKYADAVRNWMEDNNITLTQQQFDALVSFSYNAGEDALNQATTLTNLLKSGVTSQEKIKGAFLLWVKVKVKDKDTGKVYRVNSKGLYRRRMDEWQMFTFGDYRRDYPTAPKGYQ; from the coding sequence GTGAGCAGTCAGTATGAAGTTAGTGACGATCTAGTAGCATTTATTGCAGAATATGAGAGATTTCATGCTACTGCATACCGAGGGCAGGATAATCTAAATCAAACTATCGGATATGGGCATGTTATTCAACCAGGCGAATATTTCAGTAATGGAATTACCAAAGAAGAGGCGTTAGCATTACTGAAGAATGAGTTGAACGGAAAATATGCAGATGCTGTTAGGAATTGGATGGAGGATAATAATATCACTTTAACCCAACAGCAATTTGATGCGCTAGTTTCTTTTTCATATAATGCAGGTGAAGATGCATTAAATCAAGCAACCACTTTAACAAATTTACTTAAATCTGGGGTGACTTCACAAGAAAAAATTAAAGGAGCCTTTTTATTATGGGTTAAGGTAAAGGTAAAAGATAAAGATACAGGTAAAGTTTATCGAGTCAACTCAAAAGGCTTGTATAGAAGAAGAATGGATGAGTGGCAGATGTTTACATTTGGAGATTATAGAAGAGATTATCCAACTGCACCTAAAGGTTATCAATAA
- a CDS encoding RHS repeat domain-containing protein yields MTYSYDPVGNRIRSDRKSDGNDEEDSDDNDSEERIVTDYAYDALNQLVEVQTKNPQSADLPAITHYEYDAVGNRMQKTSQWGELAQTESYTYDQADRLTELATDDEINNYLYDPRGNLLEVLQKRLQLPEVEGDDEHPSVTDDVYETPTGTAADETGTDPLLAAEDAESWSEPEAIEQYVWNGANRLIQQTNAKGDITRYAYDGDGNRMKMTIDYAHGGTGNGNGNGNGKGNNGNGNGNGKGNNGNGNGNGNGNNGNGNGNGWDNCKVVPPGFIPPGLAKKCGQTDEEYPDLHPGGPRDGWEKQYKKEHWELNFTNDVSLALPEPLQVTEADSSKWKESYVYGAGGERLSMTYLPAYDDNNGWEPTPSDGGAEPGVQPKTLWYMQDALGSTLGLVEKDGRVSSRYHYDEFGVPQDAKKFDLNWPGPDNLFGYTGLGYDFTSRNTYARARYYKPEIGRFVS; encoded by the coding sequence TTGACGTATTCGTATGACCCTGTCGGCAACCGGATACGGAGTGATCGGAAATCAGATGGCAACGATGAAGAAGATTCCGATGACAATGACAGTGAGGAACGAATCGTAACGGATTATGCGTATGATGCGCTGAACCAATTGGTAGAGGTGCAGACGAAGAATCCGCAATCCGCCGATCTGCCTGCAATCACTCATTATGAGTATGATGCTGTGGGGAACCGGATGCAGAAGACAAGCCAGTGGGGCGAATTGGCGCAGACGGAATCCTACACCTATGATCAGGCGGATCGTCTGACGGAGCTGGCGACCGATGACGAGATAAATAACTATCTGTATGACCCGCGCGGCAATCTGCTGGAGGTCCTGCAGAAGCGTCTGCAGCTGCCGGAGGTAGAAGGTGATGATGAACATCCTTCGGTAACCGATGACGTTTATGAGACGCCGACCGGGACGGCCGCTGATGAGACGGGTACTGACCCGCTTCTTGCCGCTGAGGACGCTGAGTCCTGGTCGGAACCGGAAGCCATTGAGCAATATGTATGGAACGGAGCCAACCGGCTGATCCAGCAGACCAATGCCAAAGGCGACATTACCCGCTACGCCTACGACGGCGATGGAAACCGGATGAAGATGACCATCGACTACGCCCATGGCGGAACAGGGAATGGCAACGGAAATGGTAATGGCAAAGGTAACAATGGTAACGGCAACGGAAACGGTAAAGGTAACAATGGTAATGGAAATGGCAACGGTAACGGTAACAATGGAAACGGAAACGGCAATGGGTGGGATAATTGCAAAGTCGTACCGCCGGGCTTCATTCCACCAGGGCTTGCCAAGAAGTGCGGTCAGACGGATGAAGAATATCCGGATCTGCATCCGGGCGGACCGCGGGACGGATGGGAGAAGCAGTATAAGAAAGAGCACTGGGAACTGAACTTCACCAATGACGTCAGTCTGGCGCTGCCTGAGCCGCTTCAGGTTACGGAAGCAGACAGCAGTAAATGGAAAGAGTCCTATGTATACGGAGCCGGGGGCGAGCGTCTCAGCATGACCTACCTGCCCGCCTACGATGATAACAACGGCTGGGAACCGACGCCGAGTGATGGCGGAGCTGAACCGGGTGTGCAGCCGAAGACGCTGTGGTACATGCAAGATGCGCTGGGTAGTACCCTGGGACTTGTGGAGAAGGACGGACGCGTATCCTCCCGCTACCATTACGACGAATTCGGCGTGCCACAGGACGCGAAGAAGTTCGATCTCAACTGGCCAGGGCCGGATAACTTGTTCGGTTACACGGGACTGGGTTATGATTTTACCAGCAGAAATACGTATGCCAGAGCACGGTATTATAAGCCTGAAATTGGCAGGTTTGTAAGTTAG